One genomic window of Candidatus Nitrospira inopinata includes the following:
- a CDS encoding TldD/PmbA family protein, with product MSLSASNPWPKMTSRDEFRFLADVIFARSSGDHTVVTLHDERAGTTRFADNRVIQNVDTRRGLLTVTVSFGRRHGTASTTDFTAGAVQDMVARAERIARAAPEDPEYLPPPDPRPFPARETAREETIANGPLRRHEYANEAVSLCRMENLMAAGIVSSSSASVGVAADNGLFGWETRTKAQFSLTVQAGDGTGATGWSAAAHRSIDHLKIQERTLAAIDKAKRGREARDLPPGDYPVVLEPAAVAGLWSWLIWALDAKSYVKGTSPFAGRLGSRIVDKRLALSNVPNHADLFGVGFTAEGLPSEPSQWIEDGRLKQLAYDRFTAHTHGIKNIPTLESPVLSVKGASFGNVRELLKQIDRAVLVTNFWYIRSVNLRDLTLTGMTRDGTFLVENGHVVCPVKNFRFHDSPLRAFQDVGVATVPTEAVTPEAGKMLVPAMVLPRFHFSSVTRF from the coding sequence GTGAGCCTGTCCGCCTCGAATCCGTGGCCGAAGATGACGAGCCGGGACGAATTTCGCTTTCTGGCCGACGTGATCTTCGCTCGCTCATCGGGCGACCATACCGTGGTGACGCTCCATGACGAACGAGCCGGCACCACGAGATTCGCCGACAACCGTGTCATTCAAAACGTCGATACGAGGCGCGGCCTCCTGACGGTGACCGTCTCGTTCGGCCGGCGACACGGCACCGCCTCGACGACGGATTTTACGGCCGGCGCCGTTCAAGATATGGTGGCGCGGGCCGAGCGAATCGCCCGAGCGGCGCCCGAAGATCCGGAATATCTTCCGCCGCCGGACCCCCGGCCGTTTCCTGCCCGAGAGACGGCAAGAGAGGAAACGATCGCCAATGGACCGCTGCGCCGCCACGAATACGCGAACGAAGCCGTGAGCCTCTGCCGCATGGAAAATCTCATGGCGGCGGGGATTGTGTCGTCGTCGTCGGCCTCCGTCGGCGTGGCGGCGGACAACGGGTTGTTCGGCTGGGAGACGAGGACCAAGGCGCAGTTCAGCCTGACGGTTCAGGCCGGTGACGGAACAGGCGCAACAGGATGGAGCGCCGCCGCCCACCGTTCGATCGATCATCTGAAAATTCAAGAACGGACCCTGGCGGCGATCGACAAGGCCAAGAGAGGCCGCGAAGCGAGAGATCTTCCTCCCGGAGACTATCCGGTCGTGCTCGAGCCGGCCGCCGTGGCCGGGCTTTGGTCTTGGCTGATCTGGGCGCTCGACGCCAAGTCTTATGTAAAGGGCACCAGCCCCTTCGCGGGACGACTGGGAAGCCGAATTGTGGACAAACGGTTGGCGTTGAGCAATGTGCCGAATCATGCCGATCTGTTCGGCGTGGGGTTTACTGCCGAAGGACTGCCGAGCGAACCCTCGCAGTGGATCGAGGACGGCCGCTTGAAACAACTCGCGTACGATCGATTTACGGCGCATACGCACGGGATCAAGAACATTCCAACGTTGGAATCGCCGGTCTTGTCCGTCAAGGGGGCGTCGTTCGGGAATGTGCGGGAGCTGCTGAAACAGATCGATCGAGCCGTTCTTGTCACAAATTTTTGGTACATCCGCTCCGTCAATCTTCGCGACCTGACCTTGACCGGGATGACGCGCGACGGAACGTTCCTCGTGGAGAACGGCCACGTCGTCTGTCCGGTGAAGAATTTCCGCTTTCATGACAGTCCTCTCCGGGCCTTTCAAGACGTCGGCGTCGCGACGGTTCCCACGGAGGCGGTGACTCCGGAAGCGGGAAAAATGTTGGTGCCGGCGATGGTCCTGCCGCGCTTTCATTTTTCGAGCGTTACCAGGTTCTAA
- a CDS encoding TldD/PmbA family protein: MGSPTWDEFAELALARVRRFGVEYGDIRIQRSVTGHVRGEDGRIASIRDAEDGGFGVRVLYHGAWGFAASSVLSLEDVPRVADLAVELAKHAASIATEKVRLVEEPVYRDRVVTAVRIDPHTVPLEKKTGLLLETMGTLHGRPNIVRSTAEIWWCRDRKRFQSTEGTVLDFDLSAVNGSISATALFDGRFATRSFNLPYLRQGYELIEETRWSEEAIRVAREAVEKARAPAVEDGVYDLVLDPEHLSLTIHESCGHPSELDRALGYEANYAGTSFLTPEKRGTFRFGSPRVTLVADNTEPGTLAATGYDDDGVECQTWDIVRDGVFVGYCTNREVAPKIGETRSRGSNRADGWGCVPIVRIANIGLEPGEQTLDQLVADVKRGIYIEGHGSYSIDQRRYNFQFGGDAFWLIENGRRTRMLRDVIYHGITPEFWNSCDGVADRSFRRRYGFITCGKGQPVQSGWMTHAASPALFRRVQVIKGGEGS, from the coding sequence ATGGGCTCTCCAACCTGGGATGAATTCGCCGAACTGGCCCTGGCCCGTGTTCGCCGATTCGGTGTGGAATACGGCGACATTCGTATCCAACGCAGCGTGACCGGGCACGTTCGCGGAGAAGATGGCCGGATTGCGTCGATCCGCGACGCCGAGGACGGCGGCTTCGGCGTGCGCGTGTTGTACCACGGCGCTTGGGGCTTTGCCGCGAGTTCGGTGCTCTCCCTTGAAGACGTTCCGCGCGTGGCGGATCTTGCCGTCGAGCTTGCCAAACACGCGGCGTCGATCGCCACCGAGAAGGTGCGGTTGGTCGAAGAGCCGGTCTATCGCGATCGGGTCGTGACCGCCGTCCGGATCGATCCCCACACCGTCCCGCTGGAGAAAAAAACGGGACTCCTCCTGGAAACAATGGGAACGCTGCACGGACGGCCGAATATCGTTCGGAGCACGGCCGAGATCTGGTGGTGCCGGGATCGCAAACGGTTCCAATCGACGGAAGGCACGGTGCTCGATTTCGACCTGTCGGCCGTCAACGGTTCCATCAGCGCCACGGCGTTGTTCGACGGGCGATTCGCCACCCGCTCGTTCAACTTGCCGTATCTGCGCCAAGGCTATGAATTGATCGAAGAGACCCGTTGGTCGGAAGAGGCGATTCGCGTGGCGCGCGAGGCCGTCGAAAAGGCTCGCGCGCCGGCCGTCGAAGACGGCGTCTATGACCTGGTCCTCGATCCGGAACATTTGTCGCTGACGATTCACGAATCATGCGGCCATCCCAGCGAGCTTGATCGCGCGCTCGGGTACGAGGCCAACTACGCGGGGACGAGTTTTCTGACGCCCGAGAAACGAGGGACGTTTCGATTCGGCTCTCCGCGCGTCACGCTGGTGGCGGACAATACCGAACCGGGGACGCTCGCCGCGACGGGCTATGACGATGACGGAGTCGAGTGTCAGACGTGGGACATCGTCCGAGACGGCGTCTTCGTCGGCTATTGCACAAACCGGGAGGTGGCGCCGAAGATCGGCGAGACGCGATCGCGCGGATCGAACCGAGCGGACGGGTGGGGCTGTGTGCCGATCGTGCGCATCGCCAATATCGGACTTGAGCCGGGAGAACAGACGCTCGATCAACTGGTCGCGGACGTCAAGCGCGGGATTTACATCGAAGGCCACGGGTCGTACAGCATCGATCAGCGCCGGTACAATTTTCAATTCGGCGGCGACGCCTTCTGGTTGATCGAAAACGGCCGTCGGACCCGCATGCTGCGCGACGTGATCTATCACGGCATCACTCCCGAATTTTGGAACAGTTGCGACGGCGTGGCGGACCGGTCCTTCAGACGCCGGTACGGATTCATTACCTGCGGCAAAGGACAACCGGTCCAGTCCGGCTGGATGACTCACGCCGCGTCGCCGGCCCTGTTTCGGAGGGTGCAGGTGATCAAGGGAGGGGAGGGATCGTGA
- the hpnR gene encoding hopanoid C-3 methylase HpnR produces the protein MKFLAVHPGPLMYTKIYLRLEPLGLEMVAQAVRQAGHEVRLIDLQADTWKDYEALIRSWKPDVVAFGCNYLANVPEVVDLAKLTKTILPNAFVFVGGHSASFVAREFLEHANGALDCVLKGEGEASAPKLLEAVANDRKAITKIPGVVTLDGEGPPAQFIENLDDVRPARDLLRNRRKYFIGVLDPCASIEFARGCPWDCSFCSAWTFYGRSYRMVSTEKAVEELEQVQEPGIFLVDDVAFIQAKQGMEIGEAVARRGIKKQYYMETRGDVLLRNKEVFQFWKKIGLQYMFLGVEAIDEEGLKMHRKRISLGRNFEALEFARSLGITVAINLIADPDWDRRRFEVIRQWCLEIPEIVNISVNTPYPGTESWHTESRKFQTRDYRLFDIQHAVLPTKLPLPEFYEELVKTQQVLNKKHLGWAALKGTAKIAAGHLMRGQTNFIKMLWKFNSVYNPKLQIADHQRPVTYEMKLPSAPQEAKTIDARQLFILPAKGRKGRALDESSEQFVEATRTGTSI, from the coding sequence ATGAAGTTCCTCGCGGTTCATCCCGGTCCATTGATGTACACGAAAATCTATCTCCGGCTGGAGCCGCTCGGCCTCGAAATGGTCGCTCAGGCGGTTCGGCAGGCGGGCCATGAGGTCCGGTTGATCGATCTGCAAGCGGATACTTGGAAGGACTATGAGGCGTTGATCCGGTCCTGGAAGCCGGACGTTGTGGCCTTTGGGTGCAATTACCTGGCGAACGTGCCCGAGGTGGTGGATCTGGCGAAGTTGACGAAGACCATTCTGCCGAACGCGTTCGTCTTCGTCGGCGGGCACAGTGCTTCGTTCGTGGCCCGGGAGTTTTTGGAACATGCCAATGGGGCGCTCGATTGCGTGCTCAAAGGCGAAGGGGAGGCCTCGGCTCCCAAGCTTCTGGAAGCCGTCGCGAACGACCGCAAGGCGATCACGAAGATTCCCGGTGTTGTCACGCTCGACGGGGAAGGGCCGCCCGCGCAGTTTATTGAAAATCTCGACGACGTGCGCCCGGCGAGGGATCTGCTCAGAAACCGGCGCAAGTATTTCATCGGGGTGCTGGACCCCTGCGCGTCCATCGAATTTGCCAGGGGATGTCCATGGGACTGTTCCTTTTGCAGCGCGTGGACGTTTTACGGTCGCAGCTATCGAATGGTCAGCACCGAGAAAGCGGTCGAGGAACTGGAGCAGGTGCAGGAACCTGGCATCTTCCTGGTCGACGACGTGGCCTTTATCCAGGCCAAACAGGGGATGGAGATCGGCGAAGCCGTGGCGCGGCGCGGCATCAAGAAACAGTACTACATGGAAACGCGCGGCGACGTGCTGCTGCGAAACAAGGAAGTCTTTCAATTTTGGAAGAAGATCGGGCTCCAGTACATGTTTTTGGGCGTGGAGGCCATCGATGAAGAGGGCCTCAAGATGCACCGCAAGCGCATCTCACTCGGGCGGAACTTCGAGGCGTTGGAGTTCGCCCGCTCGCTCGGCATCACCGTGGCCATCAACTTGATCGCCGATCCGGACTGGGATCGCCGGCGGTTTGAGGTCATCCGGCAATGGTGCCTGGAGATTCCGGAAATCGTGAACATCAGCGTGAACACGCCCTACCCCGGCACCGAAAGCTGGCACACCGAATCGCGCAAGTTCCAAACGAGAGATTACCGCCTGTTCGACATTCAGCATGCCGTGCTGCCGACCAAGCTTCCACTGCCGGAGTTCTATGAAGAGCTGGTCAAGACGCAGCAGGTCTTGAACAAGAAGCATTTGGGCTGGGCCGCCCTCAAGGGCACGGCCAAGATCGCGGCGGGCCATCTCATGCGCGGGCAAACGAACTTCATCAAGATGCTCTGGAAGTTCAACAGCGTCTACAACCCCAAGTTACAGATCGCCGATCATCAACGTCCCGTCACCTACGAGATGAAGCTTCCCTCGGCTCCGCAAGAAGCCAAGACCATCGATGCCAGGCAGTTGTTCATCCTTCCCGCCAAAGGCCGCAAAGGGCGGGCATTGGATGAGTCCAGCGAGCAGTTCGTGGAAGCCACCCGCACGGGGACGAGCATCTAG
- a CDS encoding oxygen-binding di-iron domain-containing protein produces the protein MPVISEIVPDLFRISIYVPDIDLQFNQFLVRDEEPLLFHTGPRAMFASVRDAVATVLDPATIRWIGFSHFEADECGSLPEWQQVAPQSTAVCSLVGKLVSVDDCMALRPALGMRDGDVLNTGAYRFRFLHTPHVPHCWEAGLLFEETQRTLLCSDLFHQNGDVEAVTQSDVLGRCRQVLMEYQRGPLANYLPYSTLMAPTLRRLAELQPKMLATMHGSVFVGDGARALRDLAVMYKEVLAPES, from the coding sequence ATGCCCGTTATTTCGGAGATTGTGCCGGACCTGTTCCGCATTTCGATTTACGTGCCGGACATCGATTTGCAATTCAATCAGTTTCTGGTGCGTGATGAAGAGCCGCTGCTCTTTCACACGGGCCCCCGTGCGATGTTCGCCTCAGTGCGGGACGCCGTGGCCACGGTGCTGGATCCCGCGACGATCCGATGGATCGGGTTCAGCCACTTCGAAGCGGACGAATGCGGCAGTTTGCCCGAGTGGCAGCAAGTGGCGCCTCAGTCGACGGCGGTTTGCAGTCTGGTCGGCAAGCTGGTAAGCGTTGATGACTGCATGGCCCTGCGTCCAGCGCTTGGGATGAGAGACGGCGATGTGCTCAACACCGGCGCGTATCGATTCCGGTTTTTGCACACGCCCCATGTCCCGCATTGTTGGGAGGCGGGACTGCTCTTCGAAGAAACCCAGCGGACACTGTTGTGCTCGGATCTCTTCCATCAGAACGGCGATGTGGAGGCGGTGACGCAGTCTGACGTGCTAGGTCGGTGCCGGCAGGTGCTCATGGAGTATCAGCGGGGGCCGTTGGCGAACTATCTGCCCTATTCGACGCTCATGGCCCCGACCCTCCGACGATTGGCCGAGTTGCAGCCGAAGATGCTGGCGACCATGCACGGGTCCGTCTTCGTCGGCGACGGCGCCCGCGCGCTCCGGGACCTGGCGGTCATGTATAAAGAGGTGTTGGCGCCGGAGTCGTAA
- a CDS encoding DUF2127 domain-containing protein yields the protein MTAHSHQTGLAVIALFKVVKGLLLLMVGLGLLELMHADLATLFSRLIEALHLNADSRIIHALVLRIDALQPHSVLVASLVSLGYAGLFLVEGIGLWFERSWAAYLTVVSTSLLVPFEVYEVIERVSILRVGVLLLNLLIVLYLVVQLKRHTLNHT from the coding sequence ATGACGGCGCACTCTCATCAGACCGGCCTCGCCGTGATCGCCCTGTTCAAGGTCGTGAAAGGCCTGTTGTTGCTCATGGTCGGGTTGGGCCTGCTCGAATTGATGCACGCGGATCTGGCAACGTTGTTCTCCCGGCTGATCGAGGCGCTGCACCTGAACGCCGACTCGCGGATCATCCACGCGCTGGTGCTGCGGATAGATGCTCTCCAACCCCACAGCGTGCTCGTCGCAAGCCTTGTCAGTCTGGGCTATGCGGGCCTGTTCTTGGTGGAAGGAATCGGGCTCTGGTTTGAACGGTCCTGGGCTGCGTATCTGACGGTGGTCTCGACGAGTCTGCTCGTTCCGTTTGAGGTGTATGAAGTGATCGAAAGGGTCTCAATCCTCAGAGTCGGCGTGCTGCTGCTGAATCTCCTCATCGTGCTCTACCTCGTCGTCCAGTTGAAGCGTCATACCCTGAATCACACTTGA
- a CDS encoding YkvA family protein yields MMGISTRFVAMLRMIGRFWYDLPLLVRLFRAWKQGRYPGLSVRTLMIVAGALLYLLSPVDLVPDFIPGVGVIDDLAMLALVLQSLAQDLVAFRAWEQNRR; encoded by the coding sequence ATGATGGGGATCTCCACCAGATTCGTTGCGATGCTGCGGATGATCGGCCGTTTTTGGTATGACCTTCCCTTGCTGGTGCGCCTGTTCCGGGCTTGGAAACAGGGTCGGTATCCGGGCCTGTCCGTCCGCACCCTCATGATCGTGGCGGGCGCCCTGCTCTATCTGCTGAGTCCGGTGGATCTCGTGCCGGATTTCATACCCGGCGTCGGTGTGATCGACGATCTAGCTATGCTGGCGCTGGTGCTCCAAAGCCTGGCTCAAGACCTCGTGGCCTTCCGGGCGTGGGAACAGAACCGGCGGTGA
- a CDS encoding AEC family transporter has translation MFSPASSPLSLFLLLFVTGAGLRLFGLLGKRHAERLGTFVFSITLPATILVSLDQVTFSPTAWKLPLAAWLVTVPLASIAWLLARFLALERPTQGGFALAVGSINSIYFAFPVMLATFGEEGLARAILFDLGQTTLTLTVLYPMALRHGPMTLRHGTGGASSIQTLRRLVASPPLWALTAIVSMKVSGLHLPDGLRSILTPVHWLTIPLASLVLGLSISIHALRKTWPLTSLGVALRMGGGLLIGWAVAALLGLTGLERASVLLIAGMPSAVMAVIFATEAGLDEDLVASIVALSICLGVALLPWLPTLARMLVGSA, from the coding sequence ATGTTTTCACCCGCATCCTCGCCCCTCTCGCTGTTTCTCCTTCTCTTCGTCACCGGCGCGGGACTGCGCCTGTTCGGCCTGTTGGGAAAACGCCACGCGGAGCGGTTGGGAACGTTCGTCTTTTCCATCACCCTGCCGGCCACGATTCTCGTCTCACTGGACCAGGTGACGTTCTCTCCCACGGCTTGGAAACTCCCGCTTGCCGCCTGGCTCGTGACGGTGCCGCTCGCGTCCATCGCCTGGCTCCTGGCCCGTTTCCTGGCTCTTGAACGACCGACACAGGGAGGCTTTGCCTTGGCGGTCGGTTCGATCAATTCGATCTACTTTGCGTTTCCCGTCATGCTGGCCACATTCGGTGAAGAGGGCCTGGCGCGGGCGATCCTGTTTGATCTCGGCCAGACGACGCTCACGCTCACGGTGCTCTATCCGATGGCGCTCCGGCACGGGCCGATGACGCTCCGGCACGGGACCGGCGGCGCATCCTCCATCCAGACGTTGAGACGCCTTGTCGCCTCCCCGCCGTTGTGGGCGTTGACCGCGATCGTGTCCATGAAAGTCAGCGGGCTCCATCTGCCGGACGGACTGCGGTCGATCCTGACGCCCGTTCACTGGCTGACGATTCCGCTGGCAAGCCTGGTGCTCGGCCTCTCGATCAGCATCCATGCCCTGAGAAAGACCTGGCCGCTCACAAGCCTGGGCGTGGCCTTGCGCATGGGCGGAGGGCTGTTGATCGGCTGGGCGGTCGCGGCACTGTTGGGACTGACGGGATTGGAACGGGCGTCGGTGCTGCTGATCGCCGGGATGCCTTCGGCGGTGATGGCGGTGATCTTCGCCACGGAAGCCGGACTCGACGAAGATCTGGTCGCCTCGATCGTGGCCTTGTCGATCTGTCTCGGCGTGGCCCTGCTACCCTGGTTGCCGACTCTCGCCCGGATGCTCGTGGGTTCGGCTTAA
- a CDS encoding transcriptional regulator, translating into MVFASPLTYHAPMLLPERLPPERTVRRRIIELLADTRLSSYQLAQRLGIPERQVEEHLPHIVKSLARDRTRRFVLEPASCFECGFVFRERRRLTRPGRCPACRSEGVSAPRYGIDSIKGRTGTSGQSRSK; encoded by the coding sequence GTGGTATTTGCATCCCCGCTCACGTACCATGCGCCCATGCTGCTCCCTGAACGGCTGCCTCCCGAGCGCACCGTGCGCCGGCGCATCATCGAACTGCTGGCCGATACCCGCCTGTCGTCCTATCAACTTGCCCAGCGGCTCGGCATCCCGGAACGCCAAGTCGAAGAGCACCTGCCCCATATCGTCAAAAGCCTGGCGCGGGACCGGACGCGACGATTCGTCCTGGAGCCCGCAAGCTGTTTCGAGTGCGGATTTGTGTTTCGCGAGCGCAGACGACTGACCAGGCCCGGCCGCTGCCCAGCTTGCCGCAGCGAGGGCGTCTCGGCTCCACGTTATGGAATCGACTCGATCAAAGGGCGGACGGGAACGTCTGGACAGTCGCGCAGCAAGTGA
- a CDS encoding outer membrane protein assembly factor BamD, with translation MAMRTTSLIVCAFGLLLLAGCPGNDARVLFENAAYEESHMNYDNAKKIYEEIISRYPESKEADIARARLAELNSQKTQ, from the coding sequence ATGGCTATGAGAACGACATCCTTGATCGTCTGCGCATTCGGTCTTCTGCTGCTCGCGGGCTGTCCCGGCAACGACGCCAGGGTCCTGTTCGAAAACGCGGCATACGAGGAAAGCCACATGAACTACGATAACGCCAAGAAGATCTACGAGGAGATCATCTCCCGTTATCCCGAGAGCAAAGAAGCCGACATTGCACGGGCTCGCTTGGCGGAACTGAATTCCCAGAAGACCCAGTGA
- a CDS encoding DUF1295 domain-containing protein yields MDADNGMIESNPLPLVLEGYFAMMVVMVILWFVQRRIKNAAVAEVGFCLGLVSVVAGYTVQTISGIERTLLVLMLVVLYAGRLGHHILVNRVIGKEEDSRYRRLRKSWGSSEAFNMFLYFQMQAVAVAVFSLPFLVVLWNPRPPTSMVELIGLLIWGIAVAGEARADRQLAHFRADPSNEGRVCRDGLWRYSRHPNYFFDWLHWWSYVVMTLGASGWIFTWVGPIVMGWLLLKVTGIPPNETDALERFGEDYRIYRLTTNAFIPGAPKKL; encoded by the coding sequence ATGGATGCCGATAACGGGATGATCGAATCGAACCCGCTTCCCCTCGTTCTGGAGGGCTACTTCGCCATGATGGTCGTCATGGTGATCCTCTGGTTCGTGCAACGGCGCATCAAAAACGCCGCGGTTGCGGAAGTCGGGTTCTGCCTGGGGCTGGTTTCCGTCGTGGCGGGCTATACCGTTCAAACCATCAGCGGGATCGAGCGGACGCTGTTGGTGCTGATGTTGGTGGTGCTCTATGCGGGCCGATTGGGGCACCACATTCTGGTCAATCGAGTGATCGGCAAAGAAGAAGACAGCCGGTATCGCCGCCTCCGAAAATCATGGGGCTCGTCGGAAGCGTTCAATATGTTTCTGTACTTCCAGATGCAAGCGGTGGCCGTGGCGGTGTTTTCTCTTCCGTTTCTCGTGGTTCTATGGAATCCCCGCCCGCCGACGTCGATGGTCGAGCTGATCGGCCTATTGATCTGGGGGATCGCGGTGGCGGGCGAGGCACGGGCCGATCGGCAATTGGCCCACTTTCGAGCCGACCCGAGCAATGAAGGTCGCGTCTGCCGGGATGGACTCTGGCGCTACTCGCGCCATCCCAACTATTTTTTTGATTGGCTGCATTGGTGGTCCTACGTCGTCATGACGTTAGGGGCGTCCGGGTGGATCTTTACCTGGGTCGGTCCGATCGTGATGGGATGGTTGTTATTGAAGGTGACGGGGATCCCTCCCAACGAGACCGACGCGCTCGAACGATTCGGGGAGGACTATCGGATCTATCGCCTCACCACCAACGCGTTTATTCCCGGCGCGCCCAAAAAGCTCTAA